The genomic interval GTGCGTCCCTGCCCGTGTTCGGCGCGGCCGGCGTGTGCCCGGTGGGGTCGTCGGTGGCGGTGCAGAGGATCTCGAGGTGCGCGCTAGCGCGCCGGTAGTCCAGGCACTGGGCGTCGTTGTCTGGGTCGGGGCCGAGCGGGTCGGTGCCGGTGATGCGCCACCGGTCACGGTAGGCCGCGATCACCCGCAGCGACGCCTGCTGCTGCACACTCTCCGGCTCCGGCAGTCCGGTCAGCCAGGGCTCGTGCTGGTCGCGGGCGCGGTCGAGGGCGGCTTGGGCGCGCTGCTCGATCAGGGCCTCGCGCTCGGACAATCCCGCCTGGTCGTCTTGGTTCATTGCTCCTTGTGCGCGTGGGATGAGGCCGGCAATGAGCCCGGGCCGCGGCGGCGGGGACGGCTGGTAGCGGTCGGCGAGGCGGGTGACGCGGTGGCGGAGCAGGGAGCCGATGTCCTCGACGTTCTCCAGTCTCCCGGCCCGGACGACCGCGGTCAGGAGCTGCTCGACCCTGTGACCAGAGGCCTCCAGGCGGCGTAGTTCGGCCGAGAGGACGCCGAAGGAGTCCGCATCCGCGACTTCCGTTAGCTGCTCGCCGGTGAGGCCGGCGTGGGTGAGGACGGTGAGCCATCGGTTGGCTTGGGCTTCGACCGCGATGGTCTCGTACTCGGCGGCGAGCTGCGCGATCGAGGAAGCGTCCTCGTGTTCCTGCTCGATCATCTCGTGCGCGGAGACCTCAACGCCGGTGTGCTGCACGATCCCGTACAGCACCGACCGCCCGCTCATCTCCAGATCGTCGCGGAACTGGTGCTGCTCGAGGTGCGCCTGGTCGGTGGCGACGTAGACGTGGTTGGCTTCCCGGCCGCGGGTCATCGACACGTACAGGCTCTCCCGGGTCATCTCAGGGGAATGCACGATCGCATGCGCCGTGTCCACGGTCGACCCCTGCGCGCGATGGGCCGTGACGGCGTAGGCGAGCTCGAGCTCGTCAGCGACATAGGAGGCCGGCAGCGTGATCGTGGTGCGCCATCTCGAATTCTCCCGTCGGACGGCGACCGAGCCGTCCTCGCGGGTGCCTGTGACGATCCACCGGTCGCCGTTTTTCACCCAGCCTCGGCCGAGCGCGAGTCGCCGCTCGTTGCGTCGGGTGACGACCACGTCCCCGCGGGAGGCGTGGTTCCCGTCATGCAGGGTCACCCCGGGCTCGTCGACGACCTCGCCGGTCGCGATGCGGTCGAGGCGGGCGCGGGCATTCAGGGCGGAGACGGTGTCGATGGTCTCCGCGATCAACTGCGATGCCTTGCCTGCCTGCTGGTCGGCGCGCCACGCCTGGTAGGCCTCCTCGAGGATGTCGTCGTAGTCGCCGTCATGCACCCGGTCCCGGTTGATGTACTCATCGATCGCCTCCGCGTCCCCGAGGCGCAGGGCGAGGGAAGTGCGCTTCTCCCAGGCGTGGCGGAAGCGGTGCAGCTCGGCCAGGCGCGCCACGTCTGGGCGGTCGCGGACGATCAGCCCGAACGCCCCACCAGCGTCCACGGCCGAGAGCTGGTGCGGGTCACCGACCAGGAGGATCTTCGCCCCGACCTGCCTGGCGTGGGCGGTGAGCTGGTCCAGAGCGAGAGTCCCGGCCAGGGACGCCTCGTCGACGATGAGCAGCTGCCCGGCCTGCAGGTCCCAGGCGCCGCGGCGGTGCTCGAACAGCCACTTCGCCGTGTTCTCCGTCTGGATGCCGAGGTCTTCCCCCAGGACAGCTGCAGCGACGGCCGACGGCGCGAGCCCGACCACGCTGCCAAGCCCGTGTTCGGTCTCCCAGGCGCGGCGCAGGGCCTTCATGGTGGAGGTCTTCCCCGACCCGGCGGGTCCGACCAGGACGTCGAGGACGCGGCCGGAGACCCCGATCTGGCTGATCGCCTGCTCCTGATCGATCGACAGCACCGGCTCACCCCGGCTCGCTGGGGTGCGGGCCGCGTGCTCGAGTGCCTGCAGCGTGACGGTGGGGGCGTCGCGGTCGCGGGAGGCGGCCAGGAGCCGGTCCTCCGCAGCGAGCAGGTCCGTCGAGGAGTACACGGTCGCATGCCGGGGCCGGAACGCACTCGACCCATCCGAGCGCAGAAACCTCTCCGGCGTCGAAGCCAGCTCGGGCGGAGTGAGGGCGAGGGAGGCCTGTTCGGCGGCATCGGTGATCATCCCAACGATGGCGTCACGGTCCTCCGCCGAGGCGAAACGCCACGGCATCGACTGCCGGACCGCCTCAGCGTGGAGGTTCCACCGCCGCCACGTCGACCGGCGGTCCGCGACCGTCGCGACCACGATGTCGGCGAGCTCCGTGATCGTGTCGGACGGGAGGTCATCGGCCCGAAGCAGCGGCTCCGACTCCGCACCCGCGAGCATCTCTCGCGCCCACGCCAACGGGTCGGCGTCCAGTGTCGCTTCGGCGCGTTCCCGCCACCTGGTCGTGAGGTCGGCCAGGGAGTGGTGCTCCTTCTCAGGGCGGGTCTCCAGGGTGGCTTGCTGGCGGATCTGCCACAGCACCTTCGACGACGGCTTACGGCCATGCTTGGCGACATACTCATCCACCAGGCGGTTCTTGGCGTCTTCGATGTCGCGGGTGCGGGAGGAGAACTCGTCCATCAGCTCCTGCGGGACGTCGGCGATCTCCCACGCCGTGGACCTGCCGGGTCCTCGCTCCCGGGCTTCCCACTTCGCCTCCAGCGCGCGGGCGAGGTGATCGGACAGGACGGC from Leucobacter allii carries:
- the mobF gene encoding MobF family relaxase; this translates as MTISIRVMTAGQGYRYLLNSVVVGDGDRDAATALTRYYEQSGTPPGRWHGSGLAGLEQPVAPGSQVSEEQLRRLLGHGHDPVTDTPLGRPFRTFVPEKERVQARVDQLPNSLTGDERAAETARIEAEEAAKPVAAPVAGFDLTFSVPKSVSTLWAVSDAGTQALIAEAHHAAMNDVIDLIERDVAMTRVGAAGPRGAVAQVEIRGLLATAYDHYDSRSSDPQLHTHLVVANRVQAVRDGKWRTLDSRALHNAVTGLSEHYNAVLSDHLARALEAKWEARERGPGRSTAWEIADVPQELMDEFSSRTRDIEDAKNRLVDEYVAKHGRKPSSKVLWQIRQQATLETRPEKEHHSLADLTTRWRERAEATLDADPLAWAREMLAGAESEPLLRADDLPSDTITELADIVVATVADRRSTWRRWNLHAEAVRQSMPWRFASAEDRDAIVGMITDAAEQASLALTPPELASTPERFLRSDGSSAFRPRHATVYSSTDLLAAEDRLLAASRDRDAPTVTLQALEHAARTPASRGEPVLSIDQEQAISQIGVSGRVLDVLVGPAGSGKTSTMKALRRAWETEHGLGSVVGLAPSAVAAAVLGEDLGIQTENTAKWLFEHRRGAWDLQAGQLLIVDEASLAGTLALDQLTAHARQVGAKILLVGDPHQLSAVDAGGAFGLIVRDRPDVARLAELHRFRHAWEKRTSLALRLGDAEAIDEYINRDRVHDGDYDDILEEAYQAWRADQQAGKASQLIAETIDTVSALNARARLDRIATGEVVDEPGVTLHDGNHASRGDVVVTRRNERRLALGRGWVKNGDRWIVTGTREDGSVAVRRENSRWRTTITLPASYVADELELAYAVTAHRAQGSTVDTAHAIVHSPEMTRESLYVSMTRGREANHVYVATDQAHLEQHQFRDDLEMSGRSVLYGIVQHTGVEVSAHEMIEQEHEDASSIAQLAAEYETIAVEAQANRWLTVLTHAGLTGEQLTEVADADSFGVLSAELRRLEASGHRVEQLLTAVVRAGRLENVEDIGSLLRHRVTRLADRYQPSPPPRPGLIAGLIPRAQGAMNQDDQAGLSEREALIEQRAQAALDRARDQHEPWLTGLPEPESVQQQASLRVIAAYRDRWRITGTDPLGPDPDNDAQCLDYRRASAHLEILCTATDDPTGHTPAAPNTGRDAPQR